The genomic stretch TAAACTTAATACGTTATAATACAACTCAATTGTTTATAGAAAATACTGACTGAAACCACTGTAGACTGTGAGAGAAACGCAGTGCTTTGACTTTTTCTAATCATTtacaatttaaaaaacaaCACATAAAACTACATGTACTAATTTTAAAGATAAGCGGCtggaaaatattgtatttgtgAGCTGTTCTATTGCTGGATTGGGTTCAGTAGTATTCCATCATTGACGCCAGGCGGATCAGGAATCATGGCAACATCCAAGAACTCATACCAATTGTGGGGCGGACGCTTCAGCGAGAAGCCCAGTGAGGCTTTACAGGCTCTGAATATCAGTCTGCCTTACGACTCGCGTCTCTATGCGGACGATTTAGATGCCAGCAAAGCCTATGCAGAGGCTCTTCAGCGCGCAGGGTACTTAAACACCGCTGAGGCGGACAAGCTGGTGAAAAGTTTGGAGCTGATTCGGTACGATTGGATCGAGCGCACCATCAAGTTCCTGCCCACCGACGAGGATGTGCACACTGTCAACGAGCGGCTGCTGGTGGAGATTACCGGGGAGCTGGGTCAGCGACTGCATACCGGCCGGAGCCGCAACGACCAGGTGGTCACCGACATGAAGCTCTGGCTGCGCAGGGGCATTCGAGAGACCCTCGGTCGCCTGAGTCGCGTTATAGAGTCTGCCGTTAAGCAGGCCGAAGTCCATCTCGGGGTCCTAATGCCCGGCTATACGCATATGCAGCGGGCCCAGCCGGTTCAATTCTCCCACTGGCTACTTTCGCATGCCTTTGCCTTGCGCGAGGACTGCCTCCGTTTGGTGGAGCTGCGTGATCGAGCGAATGTCCTGCCCCTGGGCAGTGGAGCCCTGGCCGGCAATCCTCTTGGTATCGATCGTCTGTGGCTGGCCGAACGCTTGGGCTTCTCTGGCGTCACCGCAAACAGTATGCATGCTGTCGGAGATCGTGATTTTGTGGGTGAGTCCAGATTGTACTTAAACGTTTGAACAAGTCATTTCAAAGTCGTTGATACAATAGTGAATTTGAATCGTTCCAAATGGATCGGTTTCTTATCAGCAGACAGACGTTTAAGAATCGGTCGATTATTTAGACAGGGAATAATGATAAGGAGTTGTTGTACCCGGTATTGGAATAGAGAACATACAACAGTATTATAATCATGAAAATAAGGTGCTTTCTACTGGTCCATTTAAGCATCTGTCCTCCCCCTGTCCCTCAGTTTTAAAGTTCCTTTCACTCTAAATCTTTTAAGTGGACTTCATCTATTGCTGTTCCCTGGTCAGCTTGCACCTGTCGCGTTTTGCAGAGGATCTGATCATCTACAGCACAAAGGAGTTCGATTTCATTCGCCTCCACGATAGCCtctccagcggcagcagcctgATGCCACAGAAGCGGAATCCGGATAGCTTGGAGCTGATCCGCGGCATCTCCGGAGTGATTAGCTCCAATCTGACTGGCATTATGATGACCATCAAGGGCACACCGTCCACCTACAACAAGGACCTGCAGTTCGATAAGGAATACTGCTTCCAGTCGTTCGATAAGCTAAAACAGGTGCTCGATGTAACTCAGGGTGTTATCCAGACGATGCAAGTGCAGCGGGATACGATGGAGGCGGCCCTCAGTCCGGATATGCTGGCAACGGATTGGGTGAGTAGAACCGTCTCCAATGGTGTTTTAATGCTTATAGACCTCTTTATTGCAGGCGTACTATTTGGTGAAGAAGGGAATTCCCTTCCGACAGGCCCATCATTTCATTGGTCGCGTAGTCTCGCTAGCAGAGCAGCGCGGTGTGGGCATTACCGAGGTGCCGCTGGGTGAACTGCAGAAGATCTGTCCCGCCTTCGGATCGGACATTGCCAGCGTAGCCGATTACGCCAACAATGTGCAGCAGTACGATGTGATTGGGggcacggccacggccagcaTCGAGGAGCAGCTGCGTCTCCTTAATAACTTTGTCAAAGACATGCGCAAGCAGTCCTAGAGCACAGGCGCTTTATTTAAACGTGATGTTACGTTTGGCTTTGGTGTTTGGTTAACAAATGAAAAAGATTTACATTGACAGCGTGGTGCGTGGATTATTAATTGAATAGATTAGATTAGTAGATATAGTACTGGTTCGATCGTTGAGGGCTCCTAGTTTACGCTGGGACTCTGGGGTGTGTAGGTGTAGGGCTCGTGGGTGCCCTGTTCGCCGTGGCCCAACTGCTGGTAGCCGGCGACCGCCGAGTTCTGGGGGGGAGCCATCTTTCCGCCGGAGATGAGGACGCCCAGACTCTGCTGGAGCTGCCAGCGCCGAGCTTCGCGGATCGACTTGTTGCGTCGCAGCGTCTTGGCCAGCATGAAGGCGCAGAGCACGCCTAGCAGTTGGACAAAGGCCACTGTAGTCGCACCGGTGGCAATGAGCATGGCGCTCTGCGAAATGATAAAGTTCATCTTGCGGAAGCAGCCGTAGTCGAAGGTGTCCAGGCAGGTCACTTGGCTGGCATCGTTGATGTCCTGGGCCAGACCGCCGCAGCAGGAATTGGGAACCACCACATCGTCAGTGTCCAGGGTCTCGTTCTTGTTGGGGCTGAAGTAATCCTTCCAGTCCTCGGGCTTGTTCACACCGCAGCATTCCAGCTGTTGGGGATGATCTCAGCGATTAGTGATTGATATCGATCTGCACCAGTGCATGGACTCACCCCGGATTGCATAAAGTCCACGCCAGATTCGACATAGGGATCGGTTTCGTAGTTAGCCATCGACTGGTACATGGTCCGCATCAGCATATCCCTCACCTGGGACTGCATCACGAAGGCAGCAATGGCCGCTGACACCTCCAGGATGAACACCAGGAACAGGCAGACACCGTACTGAAAACAAGCACAGGATTATTAGCATTTGGTGGGTGAGTGGCCTACTCCGGCCTAATCCGGCCTACTCACCAGGTTGATGACCATCACACTCTCCTTAACAGCTCCGTAGGCCCCCAAAGCGGCCACGGCAATCAGTATGAATCCTATGGCAATCAGCAGAGCCGGCGGCGATGCAAAGTGTCCATCGATGAAAACGCTAAAGTCGCCGAAGATCGTTTGGATCGTAGTTCCCACCATAATCAGCAGGATGGCCGTCAGCTGGAGGGGAAAGCGTCGTCATGCATTGCATGTTAAATCTAATTTTATGACTTTGCGAGTGCTGGAAATGTGGTGCGGGGCGTGGTACGCAAGGTGACGGCATGTAATAGTAGTAAAGCAAACCATTTCGGATGTCATAACATTGAGGCCAGCTGTTTGGAATTATAGAATTTCACTTATTCCACTATTTCCACTTCCTCATACTTTTAAGCGTCAACTGTGTAAATCGCTGTTCGACAACAAAGTAAACCTGCACTTTTGTACGTCGTTTTTTCGTACCCCCTTTATATTTGCATGTTCTACAAGTTATCTTATCATTTTGCGTTGTAATATTTCAAAACGAACTGAGTTTTCAGCAGAGTGATGCTTTACGATGCTCACTTGAGATTCTATAGACCTGTTGCAATTCATTTGAACTTCTTTCTGTACTTTGTCTTCGTCGATCAGTCTTTTTGTTGCTTATGCTACCCCGTACTTCACCCCCCGCTAAaatttttgacatttttcatttttaaacgCGGAAACACGCATTTGGTGTATGCGGATAAGTGATCGCTTACTCCGCCTACACATAAGCAGatgtgcacatatgtacatacatatgtacatatgtatcttcaCCGTTCTGCCACTTTCATTTTTACACCCAGTCCAAGCTTGCGATTCCAGTTCAGCTCCGCATTTTGGTCCGTGAAAATCGGGTGAAAAATCGATCGGGAAAACGCGAAAAGTTGTTGTGATTCCGAATTacaaatttgcaaaaattttgttgttgtttatatATTTGCTTATAGATGCATTTGGCAATGCTTCGACGCGACTTCTCTCCTCTGCAGACACATGTCAACACCACCAACAAGTGGTCAAACGCTCAAATGTCCGCTCTCCCAATATTTTTTACGTCAACGATTTTTCGTTTGTGaaattgttaaaaattgtttggctCAGCTTCAAAATTCCTTGTTAATTTGCAGCCGGCGGACCAGCTGCTTTGGCAACGAACAAACACCGGACACACCGGATATCAAAGCAGCCACGCTCCACGATTCTCGTCCCATCGTTGCCATCACCACACTGCCCGAAATGACTCCCAAAGACCAGCCTCCCACTCAACGCAGAAGCACCATCAGCATGCCAGCCACGAAACGTCGCAGCTGGTACTACAATCCCGCCTCGAAGATCCGATCGATCATCAAAAACCTGGACGCTGAGCTGGGGCAGCTATGCAGTCAGTGTTCGGTGCCAAATCCGCCGAGTAGCAGCAATATTAACGTCAGCATGCACAACATCACCTCAGGGGCCACCGTTGCCGCTGGAGGATTAGGATCAGAAGCCATCACCCGGCACAAGGGTATGATAAGCAACCAGAATAGCATCAATAAATTACTGGCGCGAGCACAGTCCAAATCGACCTCTGGCCTTACCACAACAATATCTCTGGCATCCGATGCACAGAAGCGTCAGCTGAGGAACGTTTATCGGACGCGGGTCATCAATGCCTATCGAAACCGGAAGATCTTCACGGTGTACGGCAACTATAATACAGTGCGACGGGCCCTCGTGAGTCGGGGCTGGCTGGAGAAGCTGCCGGCTTCGCGGTACGCCGCGCTGCAGTCCATGTCCGAGGATATCCTGCTGGAGAATGCGCGAAGAGGCAACGACCACGAGACGGTGGTCATTTCAAAGATGATCAACCAATTTCCAGCCTTCTTCATTTGGCAGAGTAAGGCTCAGCGCGATCTGTTCGCCGACGTGAGGCCATTCCGCAACCGGGTGAGGCGCAGCCAGTCCCTGGACTTCTCCACCAAGGTGGGTCTGGTCGGGTGCGCCGAGCAGGAGCGTTGGTTTCGCGAGGACGGCGTCTGCGGCATGAGCTATCCGCGCTTCTACCGCCTGGGCGGCAAAAACGAGGAGGAACGCAAAGCCTTCATTGAGGACTACCAGCAGACACAGGCACGCTCCCTGCTTCGCTACATCCTGGAGCATAAGCCCGACGAGCTGATAGACATTGACAATGGCACTATCGCGAGCAGCAACCTGGACTTTGCCCTGACCAAGGTTAAGCGAATGGTCGAACAGGCGCAGCACAAATCCCTCGACGATGCTCGGGTCAAGCCACCCACCGCAGCCGAGTTCGTGGAGAGCCAAACGTTTATGCTGCAGTCGGCTGAGGTCCTAAAGTCGAAGGCCAAGTACCGGGTGACCCAGAATATCATGACGGAGTACGCTCGTCTGGCGACTGAATATCTCGAGCAGATCGAGGCCCTATGTCCCGACTATCGCTGGGATGGCTGCCGCAACCTGTGGATCCTCAAGCCTGGCTATCAGTCGCGAGGAATTGGCATCGTTATACGCAACAGCCTGAATGATATCCTCCAATGGACATCAAACAATCAGAACAAAAAGTACATAGTCCAAAAGTACATAGGTGAGTTTCATTCAATATGTGATATTTATGGTTCCATGGTGCCTTTTCTTGCCTTTATAGAACGCCCATTCCTGGTGTATCGTACAAAGTTCGACATACGCCAGTACATGCTGCTGACAGTCGGGGAATGCAAGGTAACCGTCTGGGTATATCGCGATTGCTATCTGCGTTTCAGCTCCCAAGAGTTCACGATGGACGATCTGCGGGAATCGATTCATCTGACCAACAATTCTGTGCAGAAGCGC from Drosophila pseudoobscura strain MV-25-SWS-2005 chromosome 4, UCI_Dpse_MV25, whole genome shotgun sequence encodes the following:
- the Tsp29Fb gene encoding CD63 antigen — its product is MANRELQLNSGMRCAKYMLIIVSFMFALTAILLIMVGTTIQTIFGDFSVFIDGHFASPPALLIAIGFILIAVAALGAYGAVKESVMVINLYGVCLFLVFILEVSAAIAAFVMQSQVRDMLMRTMYQSMANYETDPYVESGVDFMQSGLECCGVNKPEDWKDYFSPNKNETLDTDDVVVPNSCCGGLAQDINDASQVTCLDTFDYGCFRKMNFIISQSAMLIATGATTVAFVQLLGVLCAFMLAKTLRRNKSIREARRWQLQQSLGVLISGGKMAPPQNSAVAGYQQLGHGEQGTHEPYTYTPQSPSVN
- the Argl gene encoding argininosuccinate lyase isoform X2, translated to MATSKNSYQLWGGRFSEKPSEALQALNISLPYDSRLYADDLDASKAYAEALQRAGYLNTAEADKLVKSLELIRYDWIERTIKFLPTDEDVHTVNERLLVEITGELGQRLHTGRSRNDQVVTDMKLWLRRGIRETLGRLSRVIESAVKQAEVHLGVLMPGYTHMQRAQPVQFSHWLLSHAFALREDCLRLVELRDRANVLPLGSGALAGNPLGIDRLWLAERLGFSGVTANSMHAVGDRDFVVNLNRSKWIGFLSADRRLRIGRLFRQGIMIRSCCTRYWNREHTTVL
- the Argl gene encoding argininosuccinate lyase isoform X1; the encoded protein is MATSKNSYQLWGGRFSEKPSEALQALNISLPYDSRLYADDLDASKAYAEALQRAGYLNTAEADKLVKSLELIRYDWIERTIKFLPTDEDVHTVNERLLVEITGELGQRLHTGRSRNDQVVTDMKLWLRRGIRETLGRLSRVIESAVKQAEVHLGVLMPGYTHMQRAQPVQFSHWLLSHAFALREDCLRLVELRDRANVLPLGSGALAGNPLGIDRLWLAERLGFSGVTANSMHAVGDRDFVVDFIYCCSLVSLHLSRFAEDLIIYSTKEFDFIRLHDSLSSGSSLMPQKRNPDSLELIRGISGVISSNLTGIMMTIKGTPSTYNKDLQFDKEYCFQSFDKLKQVLDVTQGVIQTMQVQRDTMEAALSPDMLATDWAYYLVKKGIPFRQAHHFIGRVVSLAEQRGVGITEVPLGELQKICPAFGSDIASVADYANNVQQYDVIGGTATASIEEQLRLLNNFVKDMRKQS
- the LOC6902363 gene encoding tubulin glycylase 3B-like yields the protein MTPKDQPPTQRRSTISMPATKRRSWYYNPASKIRSIIKNLDAELGQLCSQCSVPNPPSSSNINVSMHNITSGATVAAGGLGSEAITRHKGMISNQNSINKLLARAQSKSTSGLTTTISLASDAQKRQLRNVYRTRVINAYRNRKIFTVYGNYNTVRRALVSRGWLEKLPASRYAALQSMSEDILLENARRGNDHETVVISKMINQFPAFFIWQSKAQRDLFADVRPFRNRVRRSQSLDFSTKVGLVGCAEQERWFREDGVCGMSYPRFYRLGGKNEEERKAFIEDYQQTQARSLLRYILEHKPDELIDIDNGTIASSNLDFALTKVKRMVEQAQHKSLDDARVKPPTAAEFVESQTFMLQSAEVLKSKAKYRVTQNIMTEYARLATEYLEQIEALCPDYRWDGCRNLWILKPGYQSRGIGIVIRNSLNDILQWTSNNQNKKYIVQKYIERPFLVYRTKFDIRQYMLLTVGECKVTVWVYRDCYLRFSSQEFTMDDLRESIHLTNNSVQKRYKNKLNRDPRLPKHNMWSLEQFKTHLRHVGAPDETWSKIYNGFKQNLVAVVMASLDKTELVKNAFELYGCDFMLDEHYNPILIEINATPDLTPSTAVTARICPHAVKDCIRVVVDLAKNPSAPTGQFERAFEVNYTINKNADVQHPHPLELNGKQMTIVEKIPFPMLTKNNNRTRMLRKILHNVKVSAGHKLTSTNRKKRALRYSSAKGFPLPKRKMGNNCIFPKMPRQQI